One Brassica napus cultivar Da-Ae chromosome C2, Da-Ae, whole genome shotgun sequence DNA window includes the following coding sequences:
- the LOC111213998 gene encoding F-box/kelch-repeat protein SKIP11, with amino-acid sequence MLEERSPDSCLSSRVFSTSRISESSWSNSFMFPEHDDDGGDKLSNGKRALEVASEIRPTKSLKLMGVSIQYDSDSSDYSGTSQESDSNNNGGDQSTDSHSLFNEIGRDNSIDCLIRCSRSDYGSIASLSRNFRSLVKSGEIYRLRRQNGFVEHWVYFSCQPLEWVAFDPVERRWMQLPTMPSSVTFMGADKESLAVGTDLLVLGQAGFSSYVIYRYSLLTNSWSSGMEMNSPRCLFGSASLGEIAIFAGGIDSQRKILDSAEMYNSELQTWTTLPMMNKPRKMCSGVFMDGKFYVIGGIGGPDSKLLTCGEEYDLDTKKWTHIPDLSPPRSRADVSSANDAPPLVAVVNNQLYAADHADMEVRKYDKEKKRWLTVGRLPERAGSVNGWGLAFRACGERLIVIGGPRNSGGGFIELNSWIPSDGGPPQWTLLDRKHSPNFVYNCAVMGC; translated from the coding sequence ATGTTGGAAGAACGATCACCAGATTCGTGTTTGAGTTCAAGGGTCTTCTCAACCTCTCGCATCTCTGAATCATCCTGGTCCAACTCTTTCATGTTTCCAGAgcatgatgatgatggtggtgataAGCTCAGCAATGGCAAACGAGCTTTGGAGGTTGCTAGCGAGATCAGACCCACCAAGTCACTTAAACTAATGGGGGTTTCGATTCAGTACGATAGCGATTCTTCTGACTATTCAGGGACGAGTCAAGAGTCTGATTCTAACAACAACGGTGGAGACCAGTCGACAGATTCTCATTCTCTTTTCAACGAGATTGGTCGTGACAACTCCATAGACTGTCTGATCCGCTGCTCACGGTCTGACTACGGCTCCATTGCTTCCTTGAGTCGAAATTTTCGTTCTTTGGTGAAGAGTGGAGAGATCTATAGACTAAGGAGACAGAACGGGTTCGTGGAGCATTGGGTTTACTTCTCTTGCCAGCCCTTGGAATGGGTCGCATTCGACCCGGTCGAGAGGAGGTGGATGCAGCTGCCAACAATGCCTTCTAGTGTCACCTTCATGGGTGCAGATAAGGAGTCTCTAGCCGTCGGCACGGATCTGCTCGTCTTAGGGCAAGCTGGCTTCTCCTCTTACGTTATATACAGATACAGCCTTCTAACCAACTCTTGGTCTTCCGGTATGGAGATGAACTCTCCGAGGTGCTTGTTTGGTTCCGCCAGTCTTGGAGAGATTGCTATATTCGCCGGTGGAATTGATTCTCAGAGGAAGATTCTTGACTCCGCTGAGATGTATAACTCCGAGCTTCAAACCTGGACGACTCTTCCTATGATGAACAAGCCGAGGAAGATGTGTTCTGGCGTTTTCATGGACGGGAAGTTCTATGTGATCGGCGGCATCGGCGGCCCTGATTCCAAACTCTTGACTTGCGGCGAAGAGTATGACTTGGACACCAAGAAATGGACTCATATCCCTGACTTGTCGCCTCCGAGGAGCCGCGCTGATGTGTCATCAGCCAACGACGCGCCTCCTCTCGTTGCTGTTGTGAATAACCAACTGTACGCTGCTGATCACGCGGATATGGAAGTGAGGAAGTAtgacaaggagaagaagagatggtTAACCGTTGGGAGGTTGCCCGAGAGAGCTGGCTCGGTTAACGGATGGGGGCTTGCTTTTAGAGCTTGCGGGGAGAGGTTGATTGTTATAGGTGGGCCGAGGAACTCGGGAGGTGGGTTTATAGAGCTGAACTCTTGGATACCGAGCGACGGTGGTCCACCGCAGTGGACGTTGCTTGATAGGAAACATTCTCCTAACTTTGTGTACAATTGCGCAGTGATGGGTTGCTGA
- the LOC125581259 gene encoding probable hexosyltransferase MUCI70: MLPERRSTVASSSYQNPSGQNDNSFLLLRRGKKFGGRIGKLKLSHLFFFFVSLFFFSCIFSGHKLLFHGSELLPHSERNHHLKTHLFTSSELDMGLNSSHIQKPPGSKKRNKHLPCEVPVAESVNHILEPREYLDSKPFSLGFIETETSDKPRFGGHQTLKERERSYSAINQTIHCGFVKGGLHQGSGFDLSEKDRAYMKNCLVSVSSCIFGSSDFLRRPATKKISEFSKRNVCFVMFLDEQTLSKLASEGHVPDKQGFVGLWKTVVVSNLPYTDMRKTGKVPKFLSHRLFPSSRYSIWIDSKMRLTTDPLLIIDFFLWRTKSEFAISNHYDRHCVWDEVVQNKRLNKYNHTAIDEQFMFYRSDGLKKFDPSDPNSPLPSYVPEGSFIVRAHTPMSNLFSCLWFNEVDRFTSRDQLSFAYTYLKLQRLNPSRPLRLNMFKDCERRALTKLFHHRVDSSPHSPPA; encoded by the exons ATGTTACCGGAGAGAAGAAGCAcggttgcttcttcttcttaccagAACCCTTCTGGTCAGAATGATAATTCATTTCTACTTCTTAGAAGAGGAAAAAAGTTTGGCGGTAGGATAGGGAAGTTGAAGCTGTCacacttgttcttcttcttcgtctcgcttttcttcttctcttgcaTCTTCTCTGGACATAAACTGCTCTTTCATG GTTCTGAGTTGTTACCTCATTCCGAGCGAAACC ATCACTTGAAAACTCATCTCTTCACGTCATCGGAGCTTGATATGGGATTAAACTCATCCCACATCCAAAAACCACCAGGAAGCAAGAAGAGAAACAAAC ATTTGCCTTGTGAAGTTCCAGTTGCTGAATCTGTTAATCACATACTCGAGCCTAGGGAGTATTTAGATTCCAAGCCCTTTTCGTTAGGCTTTATAGAGACAGAGACATCTGATAAGCCTAGATTTGGAGGGCATCAAACACTCAAGGAAAGAGAGAGGTCTTACTCCGCGATAAACCAGACAATTCACTGTGGTTTTGTGAAAGGAGGACTTCATCAAGGTAGTGGATTTGATTTGAGCGAAAAGGATAGAGCCTACATGAAGAACTGTCTAGTCTCTGTGTCTTCTTGCATTTTTGGAAGCTCTGATTTTCTAAGAAGACCTGCAACCAAAAAG ATCAGTGAGTTCTCAAAGCGAAATGTTTGTTTTGTGATGTTTCTTGATGAGCAAACACTATCAAAACTGGCTAGTGAAGGGCATGTTCCTGACAAGCAAGGCTTTGTTGGTCTATGGAAAACTGTAGTAGTAAGCAATTTGCCTTACACTGACATGCGGAAGACAGGGAAAGTTCCAAAGTTTCTGTCACACCGCCTTTTTCCTTCTTCTAG GTATTCGATTTGGATAGACAGTAAGATGAGACTTACTACAGATCCTCTGCTGATAATAGACTTCTTCTTATGGAGAACAAAGTCAGAGTTCGCTATCTCAAACCATTATGACCGACACTGTGTTTGGGATGAGGTGGTACAGAACAAACGGCTCAACAAGTACAACCACACTGCCATTGATGAACAGTTTATGTTCTACCGATCAGATGGACTAAAAAAGTTTGACCCTTCAGATCCTAACTCTCCTCTTCCAAGTT ATGTGCCCGAAGGTTCGTTTATAGTAAGAGCTCATACACCAATGTCAAACCTATTCTCATGTCTTTGGTTCAATGAAGTTGACCGGTTTACATCACGAGATCAGTTGAGTTTTGCATACACGTACCTTAAACTTCAGAGACTCAATCCAAGTAGACCATTACGCCTTAACATGTTCAAG GATTGTGAGCGTCGAGCATTGACTAAACTCTTCCACCACCGCGTAGACTCATCACCTCATTCACCTCCTGCTTGA
- the LOC125581260 gene encoding protein GAMETE CELL DEFECTIVE 1, mitochondrial-like — protein MNSLHRIVGSITRATITHPISSRVPHTVPSILADFMSTKPRNDDDDDKWNDAWESAWLPDDLTDKTRAPWETDVNFPSTEGEIDVEAKAFVEDMNEHWDERRGKSGKKEEEKKERKEIGGGESLYSVETMKKDYRLKKQRVHASLWVKEIEKMEEAKLGDDSGSGGGGADDIDRLLDSCSEIFDSVDHDFDKLEVSSGSELKNKPDGWESTTKEQDGNLWEMSQREEDILLQEFDRRISFCKFQIASFIKQHIFSRRRPIDGWRYMIEVIGPNARKGKGSVSRLPALSDVSTQPFKEETGSLSTFKRRSNRDL, from the exons ATGAACTCTCTTCACCGTATTGTAGGATCGATCACCAGAGCAACGATCACGCACCCAATCTCCTCTAGGGTTCCGCACACCGTCCCTTCAATCCTCGCCGATTTCATGTCCACAAAGCCCCgaaacgacgacgacgacgacaaaTGGAACGACGCGTGGGAATCAGCTTGGCTTCCCGACGATCTCACCGACAAGACCCGAGCGCCGTGGGAGACGGACGTGAACTTCCCTTCCACGGAGGGGGAAATCGACGTGGAGGCGAAGGCGTTCGTGGAGGATATGAACGAGCACTGGGACGAGAGGAGAGGGAAGAGCgggaagaaggaggaggagaagaaagagaggaagGAGATCGGAGGAGGAGAGTCGCTGTACAGCGTGGAGACGATGAAGAAGGATTATAGGTTGAAGAAGCAGAGAGTTCACGCGTCTTTGTGGGTTAAGGAGATTGAGAAGATGGAGGAAGCTAAGTTGGGGGATGATTCTGGATCTGGTGGTGGAGGTGCTGATGATATCGATAGGCTTCTTGATAGCTGCTCTGA GATTTTCGACTCGGTAGACCATGATTTCGACAAATTGGAAGTCTCAAGTGGATCAGAATTGAAAAACAAGCCTGATGGTTGGGAATCAACAACAAAGGAACAAGATGGAAATCTCTGGGAGATGTcacaaagagaagaagacattCTTCTCCAAGAATTCGATCGCCGCATTTCCTTCTGCAAATTTCAG ATAGCTAGTTTTATAAAGCAACACATATTCAGCAGGAGGAGACCGATTGATGGGTGGAGATATATGATCGAAGTGATTGGTCCAAATGCTAGAAAAGGCAAAGGCAGTGTTTCTAGGCTCCCTGCTTTGTCCGATGTTTCGACTCAACCCTTTAAAGAAGAAACTGGTAGTCTCAGTACCTTCAAGCGTCGGTCAAACAGAGATTTGTGA
- the LOC106438186 gene encoding protein PHYTOCHROME KINASE SUBSTRATE 1, which translates to MVTLISSSASTPKISFDFTKDNNYPSLNLPVSSSPSSSCLRIKEEAVVATKTLMEPCKPLIINNNPIDDQELGDEKKVVKKAPEEPEIGVFGAEKYFSGDMDSDQSSSVLSLTKPEVERFVVEMKQTEKKSTGTASVCTESSWNSQSLLLKNKLVNSCNGSLQDKKTNSGQIQKVNNNKKSFLSNLRCKCCSDVDDKISVKRSSASTGSKIENQMSSLVNLNTELIKIQKQEDLVQRKSPEVFGSPVTIEKKLTMPPWESRSEGSDSSSDLFEIDNLTGKPKPFLTRQVSDYAPSEVSIEWSVVTESAAGFSVMSECATSPVRRNRSSHIPRVPTKNAPQIRKTNSSSRSGGFLLSCKSYKSVMVSGDSDRRSSMNKNKTSPSYVPRFPMETTKPKSFETRRKLTVKL; encoded by the coding sequence atggtgaCCTTAATATCATCATCTGCTTCAACACCAAAGATATCTTTTGATTTCACCAAGGACAACAACTATCCCAGCCTCAATCTCCctgtctcttcttctccttcttcttcttgcttgaGAATCAAGGAAGAAGCTGTTGTCGCAACCAAGACGCTCATGGAACCCTGCAAACCCCTAATCATTAACAACAATCCTATAGATGATCAGGAGCTTGGAGATGAGAAGAAGGTGGTTAAGAAAGCTCCTGAAGAACCAGAGATTGGTGTGTTTGGAGCTGAGAAGTACTTCAGTGGAGACATGGATTCAGACCAGAGTTCTAGTGTTCTGTCTCTGACAAAACCCGAAGTTGAGCGGTTTGTTGTTGAAATGAAGCAGACAGAGAAGAAATCTACTGGAACGGCGAGTGTATGTACTGAATCAAGCTGGAATAGTCAGAGCTTGTTGCTTAAGAACAAACTGGTGAATAGCTGCAACGGTTCCTTGCAAGACAAGAAGACTAATAGTGGTCAGATTCAAAAGGTGAACAACAATAAGAAGAGCTTTCTCTCAAACCTTAGGTGTAAATGCTGTTCTGATGTGGATGATAAGATCTCGGTTAAGAGAAGCTCTGCTTCCACTGGGAGCAAGATCGAGAATCAGATGAGTTCTTTAGTGAATCTGAACACAGAACTGATCAAGATTCAGAAGCAAGAAGACTTGGTGCAGAGGAAGTCTCCTGAAGTGTTTGGATCTCCTGTAACTATCGAGAAGAAACTCACAATGCCTCCATGGGAATCAAGAAGTGAAGGGAGTGATTCTAGCTCGGATCTGTTCGAGATAGACAATCTTACAGGTAAACCAAAACCTTTTCTTACAAGGCAAGTAAGTGATTATGCTCCGAGCGAAGTAAGCATAGAGTGGAGCGTAGTGACAGAAAGTGCAGCAGGTTTCTCTGTTATGTCAGAATGTGCAACAAGCCCTGTAAGAAGAAACCGCTCTTCTCATATTCCTCGGGTCCCTACCAAAAATGCACCGCAGATTCGGAAAACGAATAGCAGCAGCAGAAGTGGTGGTTTCTTGTTGAGCTGCAAGAGTTATAAATCTGTTATGGTTTCTGGTGATTCAGACAGAAGAAGTAGCATGAACAAGAACAAGACATCCCCAAGTTATGTTCCAAGATTCCCAATGGAGACTACTAAACCTAAGAGTTTTGAAACACGAAGAAAACTCACAGTAAAACTGTAA